In the genome of Streptomyces sp. SAI-127, the window TGGGCGGCTGCGGAAAGGGGAGCTGAACCAGGGATTGCGCCCGTGTGCCGGGCGTGATCCACTTCGGCGGTCATGAGCTGGGGGCCTCTGGGGAGGGGCCGGGGGACAGGGGAGGCAGCGGTGCGTACCGCTGGAGAAGAGATCGTGTCGTCGTGCCCGCAGTGCGGGGTGGAGATCCGTACGGACAGACGGTTCACCACATGGTGTGCCGCCTGCGAGTGGAACGTGGACCCACAGGGGGCCGGCAAGGAGAAGCGCGGGCTGGACAGGGTGCGCCGCGGGCTGGCGCAGCGGTACGGCGCGCGGCTGTTCGACGAGCTGAGGGGTGGGGGCGGGGAGAGGAGCGGGCGTACCTGGTCCGGTCCGCTCGCCTACGCGCTCGCGCTCACCGTGCACGGGCTGACCGTCGTCCTGGCCGTGGTCGGCTTGTGGGGCCTGGTCCGTGGCTGGGGCGGGCTCGGTATGGCGTTCGGGCTGTTCCTGCTGGCGCTTGCCTGGTCGCTGCGGCCGCGGCTGAACCGGCTGTCCGACGACGACCGCGTCCTGCTGCGAGGCGACGCGCCCGAGCTGTTCGCGCTCGTCGACGAGGTCGCCGCCACGCTGGGCACCCGGAGCGTGGACGCCGTCGTCGTCGACGTCGAGGCCAACGCGAGTGTCACCCATCTCGGGCTGCGGCGCCGGCTCCTGACGCTGGGGCTGCCGCTGTGGGAGGTGCTGAGCCCCCAGCAGCGGATCGCGCTCCTGGGCCACGAGCTCGGCCACTTCACCCACGGCGACACCCGGCACGGCATGGTCGTGGGAACCGCCTTCAGATC includes:
- a CDS encoding M48 family metallopeptidase produces the protein MRTAGEEIVSSCPQCGVEIRTDRRFTTWCAACEWNVDPQGAGKEKRGLDRVRRGLAQRYGARLFDELRGGGGERSGRTWSGPLAYALALTVHGLTVVLAVVGLWGLVRGWGGLGMAFGLFLLALAWSLRPRLNRLSDDDRVLLRGDAPELFALVDEVAATLGTRSVDAVVVDVEANASVTHLGLRRRLLTLGLPLWEVLSPQQRIALLGHELGHFTHGDTRHGMVVGTAFRSLSTWLYYVRPMPNPNVVQAVTNLACVPLRLLITAVMALLDLLTARASQRGEYLADATAARTGSTEGAVGLMDRLMVTDSIVTTLQRETNSRRLRGTGRGGEQNGDGLWEALVAHLDSVPESEFERRRRVGALRGHSVDASHPPTHLRRRLLLDGTPVPAAVTADTARTERIGGELADVRGTLAREVVRDGYGDQ